In Gallaecimonas pentaromativorans, a single window of DNA contains:
- the imuA gene encoding translesion DNA synthesis-associated protein ImuA, translated as MDPRLNQLLQNNTVWTGRHWQQQVPAHGTGYQELDQHLPGQGLPKGAITEIHYHQDGIGELRLLMPMLAKLSQEKRWIIFIAPPHIPYGPALAAMGVDLSKVLVVHPSKIKDELWTLEQALKSGACSAVLAWPKDVTDPQIRRLQLAAQKGDAMGIFFYRRQRAQSPAALRLALSSQQNVVNIGIEKRKGGWPLPAQPMDLGNNAITGQHSANVLKGPWEH; from the coding sequence ATGGACCCGCGTTTGAATCAACTGCTGCAAAACAACACCGTATGGACCGGTCGTCATTGGCAACAGCAAGTGCCAGCCCATGGCACCGGTTATCAGGAACTGGACCAACACCTGCCGGGCCAGGGGCTCCCCAAAGGCGCCATCACCGAGATCCACTATCACCAAGACGGTATCGGCGAGCTGCGCCTGCTAATGCCCATGCTGGCCAAGCTGTCCCAGGAAAAGCGCTGGATAATCTTTATTGCCCCGCCCCACATCCCCTACGGGCCAGCTCTGGCCGCCATGGGCGTAGATCTGTCCAAAGTGCTGGTGGTGCATCCTTCCAAGATAAAAGACGAACTGTGGACCTTGGAGCAGGCCCTGAAAAGCGGCGCCTGCAGCGCCGTACTGGCCTGGCCAAAAGACGTGACAGATCCACAGATCCGCCGCCTGCAACTGGCCGCCCAAAAAGGTGATGCCATGGGCATTTTCTTTTATCGCCGCCAGCGCGCTCAAAGCCCGGCCGCCCTGCGCCTGGCGCTGAGCAGCCAGCAGAACGTGGTCAATATCGGCATTGAAAAACGCAAAGGCGGCTGGCCCCTGCCCGCCCAACCGATGGACCTTGGCAACAATGCCATTACCGGCCAACACAGTGCCAACGTGCTCAAGGGCCCCTGGGAACACTGA
- a CDS encoding error-prone DNA polymerase, whose translation MFAQLCTRSNFTFLTGASHPEELVTQAHALSYQAIAITDECSVAGVVRAFSTAKELSIKLLVGSLIQVEDNLELTLLAPSLAAYQELCALISDARRQAPKGQYRLARERLRQLRHCLLLWHANQPDDTLADWLARHFAGRLWLALGRYYHSGEDEHISHLERWAKARQLPIVAAPQILMHSRDRQPLLDCLSALRHHTTVQEAGWRLSCNQEAVLHNLPTLGQRYPQAWLTETLAIAKRCQFSLEELKYRYPDEWLPPGLSASQYLAQEVERGLHRHFPEGPSAKVQGLIAKELALIGELGYEHYFLTLYDIVNFARSQDILCQGRGSAANSAICFCLGITSVNPEQGNLLFERFVSKERKEPPDIDVDFEHERREEVIQYIYRRYGRARTALTATVVSYRRKSAIRDIGKALGLELPVIESLLSQLDWRDKLDPWREQLKRLCQARGGVWPHFLALVDSLIGFPRHLSQHVGGFVISQVPLDNLVPQENAAMEGRTVIQWDKDDLESLGLMKVDILALGMLTAIQKCLAMIQEQGGPALTLATIPQEDPRVYAMLQEPDNIGVFQVESRAQSNMLPRLKPRIFYDLVIEVAIVRPGPIQGDMVHPYLKRRDGIEPVSYPSPALQKVLERTLGVPLFQEQVIEIAMVAAGFSGGEADQLRRAMANWSRNGHIEAFRQKLIQGMQANGYEPDFAERIFEQIKGFSGYGFPESHSASFALLVYVSAWLKCHHRAAFCCALLNSQPMGFYTPDQLIQDARRHGVEVLAVSAAHSYFEHRLEGQALRLGFCLIKGINAAAIEALIAQRQQGSLMAALTALPATQQELLAGCGALDGLYQHRFEAAWQRASLGEQLPLFAGIEESAPARTQLAPPSDHEVMQADYRQLGLTLGTHPMALLRRQGLFSQWVTAAALPQCRHGQLVRIAGLVTGRQRPGTASGVTFVTLEDETGNINLVVWAATAHHQRQPFLKARLLEVAGTVEKEGAIVHVVAGKLVDHSLLLDKLPVPSRDFR comes from the coding sequence ATGTTTGCCCAGCTGTGTACCCGCAGCAATTTTACCTTCCTGACCGGGGCCTCTCACCCGGAAGAACTGGTCACCCAGGCCCATGCTCTTAGCTACCAGGCCATTGCCATTACCGATGAATGCTCGGTAGCCGGGGTGGTGCGGGCCTTCAGCACTGCCAAAGAGTTGAGCATCAAATTGCTGGTTGGCAGCCTTATCCAGGTGGAAGACAACCTGGAGCTGACTTTGCTGGCCCCAAGCCTTGCCGCCTACCAAGAGCTTTGCGCCCTGATAAGTGATGCCCGCCGCCAAGCGCCCAAAGGCCAGTACCGGCTGGCCCGCGAGCGCCTCCGCCAGTTGCGCCACTGCCTGCTGCTTTGGCACGCCAACCAGCCAGACGATACCCTGGCCGACTGGCTGGCCCGCCATTTTGCCGGGCGCCTGTGGCTGGCGCTCGGGCGCTACTACCACAGTGGTGAAGATGAACATATCAGCCACCTTGAAAGGTGGGCCAAGGCCCGCCAGCTGCCCATTGTCGCCGCCCCCCAGATACTGATGCACAGCCGCGATCGCCAGCCGCTGCTGGACTGCCTGAGCGCCCTTCGCCACCACACCACCGTCCAAGAAGCCGGCTGGCGCCTGAGCTGTAACCAAGAAGCGGTGCTGCACAACCTACCCACGCTCGGCCAGCGCTATCCACAGGCTTGGCTAACCGAAACCCTTGCCATTGCCAAGCGCTGCCAGTTCAGCCTGGAAGAGCTTAAATACCGCTACCCGGATGAATGGCTGCCGCCAGGGCTCAGCGCCAGCCAGTACCTGGCCCAGGAAGTGGAAAGAGGCCTGCACCGGCACTTCCCCGAAGGCCCCTCAGCCAAGGTACAAGGCCTTATCGCCAAGGAGCTGGCCCTGATTGGCGAACTGGGTTACGAGCATTATTTTTTGACCCTCTATGACATCGTCAATTTTGCCCGCAGCCAAGACATTCTTTGCCAGGGCCGCGGCTCGGCGGCCAACTCGGCGATCTGCTTTTGCCTGGGTATCACCTCGGTCAACCCCGAGCAGGGCAACCTGCTGTTTGAACGCTTTGTCTCCAAGGAGCGCAAAGAGCCACCGGATATCGATGTGGATTTCGAGCACGAACGCCGGGAAGAAGTGATCCAGTACATCTATCGCCGCTACGGCCGGGCCCGCACCGCCCTGACCGCCACGGTAGTGAGCTACCGGCGTAAAAGCGCCATCCGCGATATCGGCAAGGCCTTAGGGCTAGAACTGCCGGTGATTGAAAGCCTGCTCAGCCAACTGGACTGGCGAGACAAGCTGGACCCTTGGCGTGAGCAGCTCAAACGGCTTTGCCAGGCCAGAGGCGGCGTTTGGCCGCATTTTCTGGCGCTGGTCGATAGCCTTATCGGCTTTCCACGGCATCTGTCCCAACACGTGGGGGGCTTTGTGATAAGCCAGGTTCCCCTGGATAACCTGGTGCCCCAGGAAAATGCCGCCATGGAAGGGCGTACCGTCATTCAGTGGGACAAGGACGACTTGGAAAGCCTGGGGCTGATGAAGGTGGATATCCTGGCCCTTGGCATGCTCACCGCCATCCAAAAATGCCTGGCGATGATTCAGGAGCAAGGGGGCCCTGCCCTCACCTTGGCCACCATCCCCCAGGAAGACCCTCGGGTATACGCCATGTTGCAAGAGCCCGACAACATCGGCGTGTTTCAGGTGGAGTCCCGGGCCCAGAGCAACATGCTGCCCAGGCTCAAGCCCCGCATTTTTTATGATTTGGTCATCGAAGTGGCCATAGTGCGCCCCGGCCCCATCCAGGGAGACATGGTGCACCCCTACCTCAAGCGCCGCGACGGCATCGAACCGGTTAGTTACCCCTCCCCGGCTTTACAGAAGGTGCTGGAGCGCACCCTGGGGGTGCCGCTTTTTCAAGAGCAAGTCATCGAAATTGCCATGGTGGCAGCCGGTTTTAGCGGTGGCGAGGCCGACCAACTGCGCCGGGCCATGGCCAATTGGTCTCGTAACGGCCATATCGAAGCGTTCCGGCAAAAGCTGATTCAAGGCATGCAGGCTAATGGCTACGAACCGGACTTTGCCGAACGCATCTTCGAGCAAATAAAAGGCTTTTCCGGCTATGGTTTTCCCGAGTCCCACTCGGCCAGCTTTGCATTGCTGGTTTATGTGTCGGCCTGGCTCAAGTGCCACCACAGGGCCGCCTTTTGCTGCGCTCTGCTTAACAGCCAGCCCATGGGTTTTTACACCCCCGACCAGCTGATACAGGATGCCCGCCGCCATGGGGTTGAGGTGTTGGCGGTTTCAGCGGCGCACTCCTATTTTGAGCATCGCCTTGAAGGCCAGGCACTGCGCCTGGGCTTTTGCCTGATAAAGGGCATCAACGCGGCCGCTATCGAGGCCCTTATCGCCCAAAGACAGCAAGGGTCGCTCATGGCTGCCCTTACTGCGCTGCCCGCCACCCAACAAGAACTGCTGGCCGGGTGCGGCGCCTTAGATGGGCTCTACCAACACCGCTTTGAAGCGGCTTGGCAAAGGGCCAGCTTAGGTGAACAACTGCCGCTTTTTGCCGGTATCGAAGAAAGTGCCCCTGCCCGCACGCAGCTGGCGCCCCCCAGCGACCATGAAGTCATGCAGGCCGATTACCGCCAATTGGGGCTGACTCTGGGTACCCATCCCATGGCGCTGCTGCGCCGCCAGGGCCTTTTTAGCCAATGGGTGACGGCGGCCGCTTTGCCACAATGTCGCCATGGCCAACTGGTACGAATTGCAGGATTGGTCACCGGCCGCCAACGCCCGGGCACGGCCTCGGGAGTGACCTTTGTCACCCTGGAAGACGAGACCGGCAATATCAACCTGGTGGTATGGGCCGCTACCGCCCATCATCAGCGCCAGCCCTTTCTCAAGGCCAGGTTACTGGAGGTGGCAGGCACGGTAGAAAAGGAAGGGGCAATAGTGCATGTGGTAGCCGGCAAGCTTGTCGACCACAGCCTGTTGCTCGACAAGCTGCCGGTACCGTCGCGGGATTTTCGCTGA
- a CDS encoding glycerophosphodiester phosphodiesterase, producing MGRQYKAALLASVLLLAMPAMAKVMVISHRGVAGLAPENTLAAVEKAVHLGVDAIEVDVRRAKDGALVVFHDDSVDRTTNGHGKVSNLTLAQLNALDAGAWFGPQYQDEWIPTLAEVMQALASRTPRLILELKEPGMEEEVLAHIRTYQMQDRVIIKSFDPDILDRFAALAPDIPRLYGFFGWSPRFNLLLDDEIRRVNPLAMKVSYLQVYYSLLTPEFLTQAHGQGFKVIAWGAHSRQALQSMLSLGVDGIETDYPDRLNSLLAENRSQPLTVGYREH from the coding sequence GTGGGAAGACAATACAAAGCCGCCTTGCTGGCCAGTGTCCTGTTGCTTGCCATGCCGGCCATGGCCAAGGTCATGGTCATCAGCCACCGCGGGGTGGCGGGCCTGGCCCCTGAAAACACCCTGGCTGCCGTTGAAAAAGCGGTGCATCTGGGGGTTGATGCCATCGAAGTGGATGTGCGCCGGGCCAAAGACGGCGCCCTGGTGGTGTTTCATGACGACAGCGTCGACAGAACCACCAACGGCCACGGCAAAGTCAGCAATCTTACCCTGGCCCAACTTAACGCCCTGGATGCCGGCGCCTGGTTTGGCCCTCAATACCAGGACGAGTGGATCCCCACCCTGGCCGAAGTCATGCAAGCCCTTGCCAGCCGCACGCCGCGGCTTATCCTCGAGCTCAAAGAGCCAGGCATGGAAGAGGAGGTGCTGGCCCATATTCGCACCTACCAGATGCAAGACAGGGTGATCATCAAATCCTTTGATCCAGACATTCTCGACCGGTTCGCCGCTCTTGCCCCCGATATTCCGCGTCTTTACGGCTTTTTTGGCTGGTCTCCCCGCTTTAACTTGTTGCTGGACGACGAAATTCGCCGGGTCAATCCCCTGGCCATGAAGGTCAGTTACCTGCAGGTTTACTACAGCCTGCTGACCCCCGAGTTCCTCACCCAGGCCCACGGCCAGGGCTTCAAGGTGATTGCCTGGGGCGCCCATTCACGCCAGGCGCTGCAAAGCATGCTGAGCCTGGGGGTCGATGGCATCGAAACCGACTACCCCGACCGCCTCAACAGCCTGCTGGCGGAAAACCGCAGCCAGCCGCTGACGGTGGGGTATCGCGAGCATTGA
- a CDS encoding Y-family DNA polymerase yields the protein MRWLYLHFPDLALELGNGGLVAEQPQACLDKENLISSLNKAAADAGLQQGMRLSTALALCPVLEQVSVSPLQLHQGLQALAQAAYDLAGPLSLAPPSGLLIELSSMQRLYGSDQALLACLHDNFQKLGHQLCSGIGATPLAARLLAEVDMGPLPLESGWEMLRSLSLCALGLPVNLNARLQRAGLRQIGQLLDLPRMELGKRYGATLLSVLGRLEGSLKEARQLYHPPEGFERQLIFNHEVSQAQALLFPLSAQLQALALFLEKRQLACSQLQLTLYFRAQEPLELTLRGAEPLWRHHDWRDIAQLQLEKLRLDAPAVAIALQAQQFSPRAPGNNALFEPSRPNEPLLGRLITRLGEQAIQGICLNENHCPEEAFLWVRPGENCAVKPQKALRPLWLLPSPEPLDDAPDIIRGPERLASGWWQNSISRDYFIARHPQGGLCWTFKDKEERWYLHGWFG from the coding sequence ATGCGCTGGCTTTACCTGCACTTCCCCGACTTGGCACTGGAGCTTGGCAATGGCGGCCTCGTAGCCGAGCAGCCCCAGGCTTGCCTTGATAAAGAAAACCTTATCAGCAGCCTCAACAAGGCCGCCGCCGATGCAGGATTGCAACAAGGCATGCGCCTCAGTACCGCCCTGGCCCTGTGCCCGGTACTGGAGCAAGTCTCGGTTTCGCCCCTGCAATTGCACCAGGGCCTGCAAGCCCTGGCCCAGGCCGCTTATGACCTGGCTGGCCCCTTAAGCCTGGCCCCCCCTAGCGGCCTGTTGATTGAGCTTTCCTCCATGCAGCGTCTCTACGGTAGCGACCAAGCCCTGCTGGCCTGCCTGCATGACAATTTTCAAAAGCTTGGCCACCAGCTTTGCAGCGGCATTGGCGCCACGCCTCTGGCCGCCCGCCTGTTGGCTGAGGTGGATATGGGCCCGCTGCCCCTTGAAAGCGGCTGGGAAATGCTGCGCAGCCTGTCCCTTTGCGCTTTGGGTTTGCCGGTTAACCTCAACGCCCGCCTGCAAAGGGCCGGGTTGCGGCAAATTGGCCAGTTGCTGGACCTGCCGCGCATGGAGCTGGGTAAACGCTACGGCGCCACCTTGTTGTCGGTACTGGGCCGCCTGGAAGGCAGCCTTAAAGAAGCCCGCCAGCTTTATCACCCCCCTGAAGGCTTTGAGCGTCAATTGATCTTTAACCACGAAGTCAGCCAGGCACAGGCCTTGCTGTTCCCACTCAGTGCCCAGCTGCAAGCCCTGGCCCTGTTCTTGGAAAAACGCCAACTAGCCTGTAGCCAACTGCAATTGACCCTGTATTTTCGCGCCCAGGAGCCTTTGGAGCTCACCCTAAGAGGCGCCGAGCCCCTGTGGCGCCACCATGACTGGCGTGATATTGCCCAGCTGCAGTTAGAGAAGCTGCGGCTGGACGCCCCGGCGGTGGCCATCGCCCTTCAAGCCCAGCAATTTAGCCCCAGGGCCCCGGGCAACAACGCCTTGTTCGAACCCTCAAGGCCCAACGAGCCCTTGCTTGGCCGCCTTATTACTCGCTTGGGCGAACAGGCCATACAGGGTATCTGCCTTAACGAAAACCACTGCCCGGAAGAGGCCTTTTTATGGGTAAGGCCCGGGGAGAATTGCGCGGTAAAACCGCAAAAGGCGCTACGACCCCTTTGGCTATTGCCCAGCCCCGAGCCCTTGGATGATGCCCCCGACATTATTCGCGGCCCTGAGAGACTGGCCAGCGGCTGGTGGCAAAACAGCATTAGCCGAGACTATTTCATTGCCCGCCATCCCCAAGGGGGGCTTTGCTGGACATTTAAAGACAAGGAAGAGCGCTGGTATCTGCACGGCTGGTTTGGCTGA
- a CDS encoding M28 family peptidase: protein MRLAILGLLLLAGCQSQPCRPLQPSLDPAPLMADVEALSAPSMAGRRPGTPGHQLAQQYIIAGFLRQGFWVKRQAIAEGEHNIIAWRGQPKLWVLAHYDHLGPGYPGADDNASGVAVLLALARALPARDIALIATDSEERGLFGAKALLAAPPLTLPKLVINLDMVGRGPVLFGAGTKDNPMLAPLVAAVAATAPLCFKPGHDRRQQQQGSSLYTDWRQASDHAPFRQAHIPYLYLGNDTHSDWHNRTDTADRLNPVFLAGAAQTTLMLINLLDDNTLASWQGD, encoded by the coding sequence ATGCGCCTTGCCATCTTGGGGCTGCTGCTACTGGCCGGCTGCCAGTCTCAGCCTTGCCGCCCGTTACAGCCAAGTCTGGACCCAGCCCCGTTGATGGCCGATGTCGAGGCTTTGAGTGCGCCCAGCATGGCCGGGCGCCGCCCGGGAACGCCAGGGCACCAGTTGGCGCAGCAGTACATCATTGCCGGATTTTTGCGCCAGGGCTTTTGGGTCAAGCGCCAGGCTATTGCCGAAGGCGAGCATAACATCATTGCCTGGCGTGGCCAGCCCAAGCTTTGGGTGCTGGCCCATTACGATCACCTGGGGCCGGGCTACCCCGGCGCCGACGACAACGCCTCGGGGGTTGCAGTGCTGCTGGCACTGGCCCGGGCTCTGCCCGCGCGTGATATTGCCCTTATCGCCACCGACAGCGAAGAGCGGGGCCTATTCGGGGCCAAGGCGCTGCTGGCCGCGCCGCCTCTTACGCTACCCAAGCTGGTGATAAACCTCGACATGGTTGGGCGCGGCCCGGTGCTCTTTGGCGCCGGCACCAAAGACAACCCCATGCTGGCGCCGCTGGTGGCGGCTGTTGCCGCCACGGCACCGCTGTGTTTCAAGCCGGGCCACGACCGGCGCCAGCAACAGCAGGGCTCGAGCCTTTACACTGACTGGCGTCAAGCCTCTGACCATGCCCCCTTTCGGCAGGCCCACATTCCTTATCTGTACCTTGGCAATGACACCCACAGCGATTGGCACAATCGCACCGATACCGCAGACCGCCTGAACCCTGTGTTTCTGGCCGGTGCGGCCCAAACCACCTTAATGCTGATAAATCTCTTAGATGACAACACCTTGGCATCGTGGCAGGGTGACTGA
- the fabV gene encoding enoyl-ACP reductase FabV, with the protein MIIKPKIRGFICTTAHPAGCEANILEQINYTKEHPAIENGPKRVLVIGSSSGYGMPSRIAATFGAGADTLGVFFEKPGSDTKPGTAGFYNAVAFDKLATEAGYYAKSINGDAFSNEVKQQAIDTIKADLGQVDLVVYSIASPVRKLPDTGELVRSTLKPIGKPYSATAVDTNKDEIISVDVEPAVEQEIQDTITVMGGQDWELWIKALHEAGVLADGCKSIAYSYIGTEITWPIYWHGTIGKAKEDLDRAAAAIDALLKGTGGEAHVAVLKSVVTQASSAIPVMPLYIAIVYKVMKEKGLHEGTMEHVFRLFSQQLYKADGSACDTDDMDRIRMDDWELQEDVQNACKALWSQVTTQNLRELTDYDGYKEEFLKLFGFGLDEVDYEADVNPNPPQHFLNV; encoded by the coding sequence ATGATTATCAAGCCCAAGATCCGTGGCTTCATCTGTACTACTGCCCACCCTGCGGGCTGTGAAGCCAACATTCTGGAACAGATCAATTACACCAAAGAGCATCCCGCCATCGAAAATGGCCCCAAACGGGTGCTGGTAATTGGTAGCTCCAGCGGTTACGGCATGCCGTCCCGTATAGCAGCCACCTTCGGTGCCGGTGCCGATACCCTGGGGGTTTTCTTCGAGAAACCGGGTAGCGATACCAAGCCGGGTACCGCCGGTTTCTACAATGCCGTTGCCTTTGACAAGCTGGCGACCGAAGCGGGTTACTATGCCAAGTCCATCAATGGCGACGCCTTCTCTAACGAGGTGAAGCAACAAGCCATCGACACCATCAAGGCCGACCTTGGCCAGGTTGATCTGGTGGTTTACTCCATCGCCTCGCCGGTGCGTAAACTGCCTGATACCGGTGAGTTGGTGCGATCCACCCTCAAGCCCATTGGCAAGCCCTACAGCGCCACTGCGGTTGACACCAACAAAGACGAAATCATCTCCGTCGATGTGGAGCCGGCTGTCGAGCAGGAAATTCAGGACACCATCACCGTGATGGGCGGCCAGGACTGGGAGCTTTGGATCAAGGCCCTCCATGAGGCCGGCGTGCTGGCCGATGGCTGTAAATCCATTGCCTACAGCTACATTGGTACCGAGATCACCTGGCCCATCTACTGGCACGGCACCATCGGCAAAGCCAAGGAAGACTTGGACCGCGCCGCAGCCGCTATCGATGCGCTCCTCAAAGGCACCGGCGGTGAAGCCCACGTGGCCGTGCTCAAATCCGTGGTTACCCAGGCCAGCTCCGCCATTCCGGTGATGCCGCTGTATATCGCCATTGTTTACAAGGTGATGAAGGAAAAAGGCCTGCACGAAGGCACCATGGAGCACGTGTTCCGCCTGTTCAGTCAGCAGCTTTACAAAGCCGATGGCAGCGCTTGCGACACCGACGACATGGACCGTATCCGCATGGACGACTGGGAGCTGCAAGAAGACGTGCAGAACGCCTGTAAAGCCCTGTGGAGCCAGGTGACCACCCAGAACCTGCGCGAGCTGACCGACTACGACGGTTACAAGGAAGAGTTCTTGAAGCTGTTCGGTTTTGGGCTGGATGAGGTCGACTACGAGGCCGACGTTAACCCCAACCCGCCGCAACACTTTTTGAACGTCTGA
- a CDS encoding response regulator, which yields MPHSVVIVEDEIAVAQLLADYLGQCDDFQVLGIATDKATASRLVALGQPELLLLDIHLPDGNGLELLGELRRQGVGSDVIMVTAAKEVAALEKAMQLGAFDFLVKPIMLARLDQALAKFRARHQQLQQGEVLTQSLVDKLLGTDSGASAASDTRLPKGIDAVTLSKVRQLFQEDPQAQLSAEKVGALIGASRSTARRYLEFLLTQHELVADLSYGSIGRPERCYRWRR from the coding sequence ATGCCCCATTCGGTGGTGATAGTCGAAGACGAAATTGCCGTTGCCCAGCTGCTGGCCGATTACCTCGGCCAGTGTGACGACTTCCAAGTACTGGGGATAGCCACCGACAAGGCCACGGCAAGCCGGCTGGTGGCGCTGGGCCAGCCGGAGCTGTTACTGCTGGATATCCACCTGCCTGACGGCAATGGCCTGGAGCTGTTGGGTGAGCTGCGCCGCCAGGGTGTGGGGAGCGATGTGATCATGGTGACCGCCGCCAAAGAGGTGGCGGCCTTGGAAAAGGCCATGCAACTGGGGGCCTTTGATTTTCTGGTCAAGCCCATCATGTTGGCCCGGCTGGACCAGGCCCTTGCCAAGTTTCGTGCCCGCCACCAGCAGCTGCAGCAGGGCGAAGTGCTGACCCAATCTCTGGTGGACAAACTCTTGGGCACCGACAGCGGCGCCAGCGCTGCCAGCGACACCCGGCTCCCCAAGGGCATTGATGCGGTGACTCTTTCCAAAGTGCGGCAACTCTTTCAAGAAGACCCTCAGGCGCAGCTGAGCGCCGAGAAGGTGGGAGCCCTTATCGGGGCCAGCCGCTCTACCGCGAGGCGTTATCTGGAGTTTTTGCTGACCCAGCACGAACTGGTTGCCGACCTTTCCTACGGCAGCATTGGCCGGCCGGAGCGCTGTTACCGCTGGCGGCGCTGA
- a CDS encoding class II fumarate hydratase, with the protein MAKVMKDSLGEVSLPDDALYGPQTQRAVDNFQLSGQTMPWRFLAALIEIKRAAAQTHLTLGLLDDTKAQAIIKAADQLLADKPLAAFPVEVFQTGSGTSSNMNVNEVIASLAGNGVQPNDDVNMGQSSNDTVPSALQISVLAGLEKVLLVKLNHLIKTIEKKAASLEHVVKTGRTHLMDAMPLTFGQELTTWQVQLEEVEEDIRHAIKRLAKLPLGGTAVGTGINAHPKLAGGVCVRLSERMHIHVEAHDWPFAHMAAVEAPLAASAAMRQLAVALTKISNDLRWMNSGPLAGLGEISLTALQPGSSIMPGKVNPVIPEALAMISAQIIGLDSANTIAAQSGNFQLNVMLPLLAHNLNQMVDILAKGCEHLADKAIAGFSVNQERVNESLDKNPILVTALNSEIGYLKAAAIAKKAYAEGRPILEVAKEETDLGEAQLKDLLDPRKLCRPQDE; encoded by the coding sequence ATGGCAAAAGTAATGAAAGACTCACTGGGTGAAGTCAGCCTGCCTGACGATGCCCTCTACGGCCCGCAAACCCAGCGTGCGGTCGACAATTTCCAGCTCTCCGGGCAAACCATGCCCTGGCGCTTTTTAGCCGCCCTTATCGAGATCAAGCGCGCCGCCGCCCAAACCCACCTGACCTTGGGGCTGCTGGACGACACCAAGGCCCAGGCCATTATCAAGGCGGCCGACCAGCTGCTGGCCGATAAACCCCTGGCGGCCTTCCCGGTGGAGGTGTTCCAGACCGGCTCCGGCACCTCCAGCAACATGAACGTCAACGAAGTGATAGCAAGCCTTGCCGGCAATGGCGTGCAGCCCAATGACGACGTCAACATGGGCCAGAGTTCCAACGACACCGTGCCCTCGGCGCTGCAAATCTCGGTGCTGGCCGGGCTTGAGAAGGTGCTGCTGGTAAAGCTCAATCACCTCATCAAAACCATCGAGAAAAAGGCGGCGAGCCTTGAGCACGTAGTAAAAACCGGCCGTACCCACCTGATGGACGCCATGCCGCTCACCTTCGGCCAGGAGCTCACCACCTGGCAGGTGCAGCTCGAAGAGGTGGAAGAAGACATCCGCCACGCCATTAAGCGGCTGGCAAAATTGCCTTTAGGGGGCACCGCGGTCGGCACCGGTATCAATGCCCACCCCAAACTGGCGGGCGGCGTCTGTGTGCGCCTTAGCGAGCGGATGCACATCCATGTGGAAGCTCACGACTGGCCCTTTGCCCACATGGCGGCGGTAGAAGCGCCCCTGGCGGCCTCGGCTGCCATGCGCCAACTGGCGGTAGCGCTCACCAAGATCAGCAACGACCTGCGCTGGATGAACTCAGGCCCCCTGGCCGGGCTTGGGGAAATCAGCCTCACCGCGTTGCAGCCGGGCTCAAGCATCATGCCCGGCAAGGTCAACCCGGTTATTCCCGAGGCCCTGGCCATGATCAGCGCCCAAATTATCGGCCTTGATAGCGCCAATACCATCGCCGCCCAAAGCGGGAATTTCCAGCTCAACGTGATGTTGCCGCTGCTGGCCCATAACCTCAACCAGATGGTGGATATCCTTGCCAAAGGCTGCGAACACCTGGCCGACAAAGCCATTGCCGGCTTTAGCGTCAACCAAGAGCGGGTCAACGAGAGCCTTGATAAAAACCCCATTTTGGTAACAGCGCTCAACAGCGAGATCGGCTACCTTAAGGCCGCGGCCATCGCCAAGAAGGCTTATGCCGAAGGGCGCCCTATCTTGGAGGTGGCCAAGGAAGAAACCGACCTGGGCGAAGCCCAGCTCAAAGACTTACTGGACCCAAGGAAGCTTTGCAGGCCACAGGATGAATGA